CGCTGCCGCGCTGCAGCAGCCAGACCTCGGTCCCCGCGGGAACCGGAACCCGGTTCCGGGCGGCCACGCCAAACCGCCGCTGCACCTTTCCGCCGCCGGCCAGAGCGGCCACGGCCGGGGCGAAACCGCCGGGCCAGGGCTCGGGCAGCTCAACGTTGGAGGCGAGAAGAACTGAGGGCATCGGTTACCGGGGCTGGTAGGTCAGGCAGTCCGCCAGTTCGGCGCCCGGCCCTACCCGTACGTCGTGGGCGTCGCACATCAAGTGGTCGTTGAACCTGCACTCGTTGCGCTGGCAGGCGCCCACCTGGGCCAGGACCTTGGGCAGGCCGCCGGTGGCCGAGGTATCAATGAAAGTGGAGCAGCTGGCATGCTCCCGCGATCCGCCCACGGTGATGGCATAAGCCGTACAGCCCTCATGGTTGAAGTCGCAGTTGGTGACGGAGCAGTCTTGGACATTGGCAACATGGTCGGTCATGATTCCTCCATAGCGGGGCTAGTCCGCTTGCAGCAATGGTTATTCGTTCCGTGCCGGACTCCGACCGTACCACCGCCCGGTTGGAATAATTAGGCCGAATTTCCTGCACCTATTTGTGCCGGTTTGTGCCGGTTTGCAGCCTTGTTAGGCGGCCCGGTTATGCCGCGCGCAGCCGGCCGGACAGCCGGTACGCATTTTGTGCCGGACTGCCGGTTGGGTAGAACGGAAGCATGTGTACCGTCCAGGCTGACAATGCCGCTGAGGAATTCCGCCGGGCCGCCGGCATGCAGGGCATGGACCTGGACCGGGGACAGCTGGCCGCCCTGCCCGCCCTCGTGAGCGCCGCCGCTGCAGCGCGTTCGCCCGAACCGGCCGCCGGGAACGCCTCCGTCTATCTGTGGGGGCCGCCGGGCCGGGGCAAGACGTGGCTGCTGGACACCCTGTTCGAGTCGGTGGACATCCAGGCCAAACGCCGCCTGCACTTCCACGATTTCTTCCGCGAACTGCACGCCCGCGTTTTCGCCGGCTACGGCAACCCGGGCTACCGGCGCGAGTCAGCGTTCGCCGCTGCACTGGACCAGATGCTGGGCACCGTGCGTCTGCTGTGCTTCGACGAGTTCCACGTCAATGATCCGGCCGATGCCGCCTTCATCACCCGGATGCTGCGCATGGTGCTGGATCGGGGGATAGTCCTGGTGGC
This Arthrobacter sp. zg-Y20 DNA region includes the following protein-coding sequences:
- a CDS encoding DUF1540 domain-containing protein, yielding MTDHVANVQDCSVTNCDFNHEGCTAYAITVGGSREHASCSTFIDTSATGGLPKVLAQVGACQRNECRFNDHLMCDAHDVRVGPGAELADCLTYQPR